DNA sequence from the Colletotrichum destructivum chromosome 9, complete sequence genome:
gccCTTCTTGCGCTGCCGCTCCTCGTACATGTCGCGGCTCCGCATGATGCGCTGCACGATCGTCCCGGCGTTGACCCCGGCGAACTCGTGCTCGCCAACTTCCCGCATGATGCCCATCTCCTTGGGCGCCGTGTAGGGGTCGTACGTCAGCGGCATGAAGGCCGTCGGGCCGTGGTACACGGCGTCCGGCGTGCCCCAAGGCAGCGTCGTGAGGTAGGCTTTGGTCGGCGAGAAGGGCGCGCCGAAGACTACGGCGTTGACGTACTGTGTGATGCTGTCAGCGTGTGAATTCTCAAAATtgtctccctccccccatccaATGGGGACGGGGATCATGATGATGTCTCTCTTACCCTGCACTGCAACACGCACAGTCCGCGCTCGTAAATGTTCATGATGGGGTAGTTGATGCCCTTCCAGTGgttgatctcgtcgtccgagtgaatgccggcgacgacgtacGCAGGCGGGTagtcgccgcccttgccgacGCGCTCGTTGACGGCCTGCTCCGAGTACCACCCCTCCCCGCgggccagctcctcctcggcctcgacgacccggcGGAGGAACTCGATGTGCCCGCTCGAGAACaggtcgaagccgccgtcgacgtagACGACGCGCTGGCCGGGCCGCGGGCCCTTGCCCGGCAGAAACCGCCTAAactcgcccttctcctcgacggcggcctcggccttggcctcccCGGACGCGGTCCAGAACCAcacctcgacgcccgggTTCTTGCCCGTCTCGTCGGTGGCGTAGAGCTTCATGCGCTCCGTCATGGCCGCGGCATcggccttgatctcggcctcggaggtgccctggccctcgtcaccggccAGCTGCCTCTCGAGCGACTTGATGAAGTGCGTCTTGGTACATAGGAGCATGCGGCCGACAAGGTCCGTGGTGGAGATGCTCGGCGTGCGCTTGACGACCTTGAAGcggccggcctccttgacgaagcGGTAGCAGTCGtagccgtcggcgtccgaggtgatgtcgtcgccgtgCACGACGTACTTGCAGCCGTAGTGGCTGATCCACTCGAGCTGCGTGACGTAGGGGGCCCGGCCGACCGACTTTGTGACCCAGCGGcaggcgtcgacggcggccaggctGATGACAGGCGTCAGTGGGATGAAATGGCGCCCGACTTGGTTGATTGAAACCTGGAGGGGACCTACCGCTCTTGCAGGTTCATGACTGTTGGGCCCTTGTTCTCGaggatggcctcgtcggAGTGCACGCCGATGTACAGCTCGCTGCCCAGCTGGCGGGCTTGCACGATGGCCCCGGCATGACCTAGGCATGTCAGCAAGACTGGTTCGCAGGACGAGCTCATAGCTCCTTTGGCGGCTTACCGTGGTGGAAGAAGTCGAAGCAGCCGTCGATCCAGATCCGCTCCTCCAGAATCTCGGGGGCGGGCTCGCCGGGGGGGTGCTCAGGGTCGGTGTTCACCATGGTGGATGATGGTGTGCGCGGAAAGTCGTTTGAGTTGTTCGAGGTTCCCGTGGTTGGGGTTGGCTAAACAACGATGTGGGTTTGCTTCCCGATaaaaggaaaaaaagttTTCGACGTTGCGTCGACAAAAAGCAGTTGAAGTCCCGGCTCGTTTCACCGACTGGCGGATTTCACATGAGGAAACAGTGAGTTGCGCAGCAGCCGGCATGACATTGATGAGCGTGTgagctggtggtggtggactGGTGGCCCGCGATGTCCCGCCCCCGTAGCGGCGCCGTGTGATTGGCGAGGTTCCAGCGCCACTGCGATAGCCGAGACCCACCCGAGCTCCCAGCGGCCGGACCGGCCACGCAACGGCGCCCACGGGGTCGTTTCCAGGCTCTTCCTCTGTGCCTCCTCCACTGACGCCGCGGCACCGAATTGGTCCAAATGCCCTTTTCACATGTGTCTCTGCGTGTtcgtgtgtatgtgtgtcCTTATGTGTTCACCGTTCACCCGTTCCTTCGCTTCCAATTTCGTcccaacaaaaaaaaaaagtaacACTACATCGGACGGCGTGGGTATGCATTGGCACATGTTCCTGACCAGCGTCTTTGGTACGCGCCTCTGCCGCGCCCGCGAATCCCTTGTCAGCTGATTTCTTCCCAGCAGAACTTACTTTTATTTTCTCTACGGAAGTTTCCTGACTTCATCTGCCTAGCATCCTCCTGCTCCATCATTGGGCTTTCACAATCGGCGCGAGGTGTGCGCCCAGATCGAAGCAAGTGCCCCGAACGGTATCTTCACCGAGGAACCCCCCACACTCCGCCCGATACGGTGGATGTTTATTGAATGAGCCTCATTCAATTCCTTGGTTGTCTCCATTAAAGTTGACGTGAGATagagacagagggagagagagagacagagggagagagagagagagagagaaagagagagagagagcatcCAGGAACGACCAAAGAAAAACGTGGTTGGGTCCCATCCGCTGTCAGGGACACCCGAACCCGGCCACTGAAAAACCGCCCACGTGCACACCGGGTTGCCCAGCCATTGGTCACCGCCAGGGATCACCGCCTTCGACCGTTAAACACAACTCTTCCAAGTCCGCGGGGAGCCAGGTTATTCGGATGACATCTCGACTTTGAGCCTCGCCGATGTTCAATCTAGGTAAATTGACCCGGCATGGCGCGTCAATGGTGTTGAAAAAACAACGGGGGTCCTGGAGCGGGGatcgtcgacctcggtgcTATTTAGCCAGAGGTTCTCCCCCCGCATACAACGCTGCAATGTAGCTCTCCCCAGATCCAGTCCTCCTCTCTCGGTAATCGCCTCCAGCAAGATGAAGGGTCTCGTGCTTTCCAccgtcctcgctctcgcgcccgccgcgcTCGCCGCCTGGCCCCAGGCCGAGGGAAAGGAGATCAAGTTCACGTCTGTTCCTGGCTACTTCTTGCAGGACGACAACAGCACCAACCCGACTGGCTTCGACTATGTTGGTCCATCTCGGCACATTGAGACGAGCCGATCCTCGCTAACACGCGATAGGCGACGGTCAACTTCGGCCTGATCGACAGGGCGTACCCGACCGACAAGCACTTCGAccccgagggcgtcaagacgCAATGGCAGCGCTTCGAGCACTGGATTCAGTACTTAAGCTCGGGTTGCCGCAAGAGCGACAACACGCAGTACAAGGTGTTGTTCATGGGCCGCCACGGTGAGGGTTGGCACAACGCTGCCGAGTCATTCTACGGCACCCCCGCCTGGAACGTAAGATTGCACCGGATACCAACCCCCTACCCCCGATTAACTGCCACCGATCTAACGCGACTCAGTGCTACTGGGCCGAGCAAGAGGGCAACACCACCGCTCGCTGGGCCGACGCCCAGttgacgccggcgggcgAGAGCGAGGCGAACAAGGCCAACGCCTACTTCAAGGACCGCTACGCGACGCAGAAGATGCCCTACTTCGAGTCGTACTACACCAGCCCGCTGATCCGCTGCGGCTTCACGGCCAACATCACCTTTGGCGACATCGAGTTGCCGGCCGACAAGCCCTTCACGCCCATCGTCAAGGAGGGGTTCCGCGAGGGCATGACGGTGCACACGTGCAACTGGCGCTCCAACAAGACGTACATCGCCGAGACATTCCCCTCGTTCGAGTTCGAGGCCGGCTTCACCGAGTATGACGAGCTCTGGCGgcgcgacgaggcggagACGAGCGaggcgcaggcggcgcgGTCCAAGGAGGTGCTCGACGATGTCTTCCGcaccgacgacaagacgTGGCTCAGCATCACGGCCCACTCGGGCCAGATCACCAAGCTCCTCGCGTCGCTGAACCATCGCGCCTTCCGCCTGTCCACGGGCCAGATCATCcccgtcttcgtcaaggccgagatcgtcgagccgcagccgcagccgacGTTTGCGGCCCACGAGCCGTACTCGACCTGCGACGCCCCGCCCATCACGAGCatcgccggccagggatGCGTCTGCGCAACGGCCACGTCGGCGCTTCTGCCGGCCGCCACGCTCATGGCCGTGtagaaaaaagaagaagaaaaaagggggggatgAATTTTGTCATCTTGTAGGAATTATAGGCCCGATAGCTGTAATGTAATGACAATAGGTTAACCTACAAATTTATGACAAATGGTCGGCCCGTCGCGTTTCCAAAATCACAGTAGCTGCCGCCAAATGTCTGGTCGAAGCAGCCGGCTGCTTATCACGATAAGCCATTTGAATGAGCCGTCGATTCATCTGAGGCGATGGTTTGGCCACTTGAAGCAATGGATGTCTGTTGCAAGAAGCAGTTGTTAGAACGCCACGTTCATTTTCCGTCTCGCCAAACGAAAGGGCTGCTGGTGTGACAGGTTGTCTGGTGGTAGTGTGAAGGAGCATTTGCCCCGCACCCGGTTGTGCCGCCGAACGACGTTCTTCATTCCTGACGACGGTGGCGAAGCGTGGCTTTCGGTCGAGGACAAGCCCAGTCGCGTGGGTGGGAAAAGAAGGACCGCGCAaccttcctcgccgtctggCCGGGCGTCCGACCTCACCACGTGGGAACGGGACTCGAGCTTCTGGAATGTTTTAGAGTCTTCGAGGAGAAGGATCAATGTGGAGGGCGTTGTGCTCGTGGGCTCCGTGAACTGCCCGAAGGCCGTAGCTCTGCGCGCTTTGGGCACTAAGCGATCGTTCGGGGCTTTCCCCTCCTATCTCTGGTCAGTGCGAGAGAATCAACGGTCTGATTTGGGGTAGATCGTGAGTGTGTATGTGCGGGTGCTTG
Encoded proteins:
- a CDS encoding Putative Cytidyltransferase-like domain, rossmann-like alpha/beta/alpha sandwich, coding for MVNTDPEHPPGEPAPEILEERIWIDGCFDFFHHGHAGAIVQARQLGSELYIGVHSDEAILENKGPTVMNLQERLAAVDACRWVTKSVGRAPYVTQLEWISHYGCKYVVHGDDITSDADGYDCYRFVKEAGRFKVVKRTPSISTTDLVGRMLLCTKTHFIKSLERQLAGDEGQGTSEAEIKADAAAMTERMKLYATDETGKNPGVEVWFWTASGEAKAEAAVEEKGEFRRFLPGKGPRPGQRVVYVDGGFDLFSSGHIEFLRRVVEAEEELARGEGWYSEQAVNERVGKGGDYPPAYVVAGIHSDDEINHWKGINYPIMNIYERGLCVLQCRYVNAVVFGAPFSPTKAYLTTLPWGTPDAVYHGPTAFMPLTYDPYTAPKEMGIMREVGEHEFAGVNAGTIVQRIMRSRDMYEERQRKKGIKAEGESAARDREVLEEEQARREAERARQ
- a CDS encoding Putative histidine phosphatase superfamily, clade-1 — protein: MKGLVLSTVLALAPAALAAWPQAEGKEIKFTSVPGYFLQDDNSTNPTGFDYATVNFGLIDRAYPTDKHFDPEGVKTQWQRFEHWIQYLSSGCRKSDNTQYKVLFMGRHGEGWHNAAESFYGTPAWNCYWAEQEGNTTARWADAQLTPAGESEANKANAYFKDRYATQKMPYFESYYTSPLIRCGFTANITFGDIELPADKPFTPIVKEGFREGMTVHTCNWRSNKTYIAETFPSFEFEAGFTEYDELWRRDEAETSEAQAARSKEVLDDVFRTDDKTWLSITAHSGQITKLLASLNHRAFRLSTGQIIPVFVKAEIVEPQPQPTFAAHEPYSTCDAPPITSIAGQGCVCATATSALLPAATLMAV